The genomic stretch TCATGGGCGTGCCCTTTGCATAACTGCCTGGATACCCACCCGCAGCAACCACGACCGTCGCTGCTGAGCGCTCAGATACCTTGACAGGTACATCCTTCAACCGGCCCTCTGCACACGCCACCATGACTTGAGCGAGGTCGCCCTCCATCAACGCGAGCAAACTCTGTGTCTCTGGGTCGCCAAATCGTACATTATACTCCAACACCTTTGGGCCATTCTTTGTCATCATAAGCCCCGTGAAAAGAACACCCTTGAACTCGAAGCCCTCATTCCGCATGCCGTCGATGGTGGGCTGCAGGATGTCCTTGTCGATGCGCTCGAGCACGTCTTTGGGTGCAATGCGAGTCGGCGCATACGTCCCCATTCCACCCGTGTTGGGTCCTTGGTCGTTGTCGAAGATGCGCTTGTGGTCTTGTGCAGGGGGGAGTGATTTCATTGTGCGGCCGTCGCTGAATGTAAGGATGGATAGTTCGTCGCCTTCGAGGAACTCTTCGATGACTACTTCATCGCCCGCAGTGCCGAACTCCCGGTCTAGCATAATGTCCTTGAGTGCTGCGTGGGCCTCTTCTTTGGTTTGCGGTATGATGACGCCCTTTCCGGCCGCAAGACCAGAGGCTTTGATCACGACGCTGTGAGAAATGGTGTCGAGGTATGCTTTTGCGTCTTCGTATTTGCTAAAGTTCTCGTATGCGGCTGTGGGGATGTTCTGCCGCTTCATGAAGTCTTTGCTGAATGTCTTACTGCCTTCCATTGTCGCTGCCTTCATCGATGGTCCAAAGGCCTTGATGTTTTGCAGTCCATTTTCGTGGAAGTAGTCGACAATGCCTGCGACCAGCGGTGCCTCTGGTCCTGGTATTAATAGGTTGACATTTTCTTCTTTCGCAAACTTGACCAGGCCGGCGAAATCCGTGTCTTTTACAGAAGAAACATTGCTAACTTTGGAGGAGAGTGTTGCGGTCCCGCCGTTACCGGGGACGACATAGATGTGGGCGACCGAGGGCGATTGAATAAGTTTCCACGCAATGGCGTGTTCGCGACCGCCGTTTCCGACGAGAAGAACGCGTAATTGTTCGCTCATGATGCGTGATTGAGACACAATGGGGGTTTGTTTGGTCGTGATCTTTTGCTGTGTTGCGCCTGAATATTTTTCTTGGGCGCGCATTACCTTACCCCGCCGTGGGGTAAAATGCAGGGGTCGAGGATGAGATCACTTGCAGCTATGCTAATCAGAGGCCGAGAAGATGCGCCAAAAAAATTGATAATGGGGTATCTATTTAGGAATCTATGGTAAAGAGACAGACGCGCAAGATAGCCTCCGCCTCAACATGGAGACACATGTGCCTCGAAAGTTCAGCGCTGTTGATCGCTGGCATCTGCTACTGCAGCCATTTTGCATCGCACCATACTAATAGTCCTTTAGCCATGCGACGAGATGCAATATCTGAATAGATAAAAGGGTGTAGATAATTTGCCCCCGGTTTCTTTCTTCACGTAAGGCAAGCCAGCGAAGGATGCAGATATGGACGGATGCCATACAACCTCAAACAGGATATATGTGACAACTGACCATCAGCTCCCGGTCGTGCGCACGCTCTTGTCTTATTGGTGCGTTTGTATAATGCGCCAAATTCGGCAGGGCCGAGACGGCTGGTACGGTGTATGTTGAGTTGTATGTCGTGTAAAGTCTGAGAACAAAGATTACATCAGCCCAGTCCGTTGTGATTCTGCTTCGCCTTGCTAAACAGCTGGCCTAGCACATCTGATTGCGCTGGAGCTGGATTTGACATGTAGCCTTGTGGTGGGTAGTGGCTGCTCGGCATGGGATGGCCGGTGTGGTTGTGAATGCTAAAGTCGGCATCCTGCTCGCGTTGCTGACCGAATAGCTCTCGTAAGGATAGTTGGCGACCCATGGGCGTAGACAAAGCTGCCTCAATAGGACGAGCCATGGTACTGGCAGGCGGCCCCAATGCCTCTCGGCTCGCTTTTGCGCGGTCAGCAATGTCCATCATCTTGGCGGCAGTCTCGACGCGGCAGTTGGCCGTCGAGGCAGGCGGTGGGTCGGCAAAAATCCATATGCCGTACACGTGCTCGCCTTGGATGATGACATAGGGATCAGATATCTCCATCTTCTCACTGCTGGTGAGTTCCTCGTAGAAATTGTCGAGGCCGCGGCGGTTGAGGATGATGGCGCAGTATCGCTCAGCACCCACGGGTGAGGGCGTCAGTTGGCAAATGAAGAGGGTGCCCTCGACGCCCATCTTCTCCCATTGCTGCGTCTCGAGACTAAATGTATACAGCGCTGCATAGGGAGTCACGTGCTCAATAGCGCGGACCTCTGGATATATGCGACGGAGGACAGAGAGGTTGAGTTCCTCGTTGGACCGCCGAGGTGGGAGGGGCACGTCGACGGCAGGCGGCGCGTCTGTCTCGTAGTCGGATGGCTGCGGCGGCGGTTGGGGCTGGTTGGCGCGGGGTTTACGGGGAGGCGGCATGTTGCTGTCGATTGTCGATTGTTGGTTGTACTATTGCGTTTTGCTATCCTCAGAAACTTGGCGATTCCGCAAGTGGGTAGTATTCACATGTAGCTCCTGTCACGGACGAGAAGCTTGGGCCTGCGACATACTAGCCACTATGGCACTACCCGCCCCTTCACCATCGTCATTGCTCACAGGGACAGTGTGGCTCAACGGCCCGCTTAATCGCACCAAGCAAGTTGCAAGTCAGCAGTATGGGTTGACTTCGCTTTCACTCGCGCACATCCGCACCCTCTGCACATTCACCCTGACATGGCGCCAGACGCATCTTCGGTGCGCTCCACCGAGCGACTGGATGCGACTATCCCGGGCGCCTTCCTTGATGCCCGCAATCCAAGTGTGGCCTCCATCACGACGCAGCAAACTTCGCTCGCCCAAGCACTGTATGACCGCCGAGCCGAGTACACACGACCCCGCCAGGTGCGCATCAAAGTAGGCTCTTGGAACACAGGCGCGCAGAAAGGCACCGAACAGGACGTTGGCAAGTGGTTTGTCAAAGCCAAGGGCGTTGAAGAGGCCCTTGCTGGCCTGGGGGTCTCGGACCCGGGCTATCATGGCAAAGGCGGTAGGGAGAGCGTCGCAGCCCAAGAGGCACGACACAGCACATCTGCGCCCACGGTTCCACACCATGATTCCGGGGCACTACCGGCCGGTGAAGACATCGACATATATGTCCTCGGCCTGCAGGAGATTGTCGACATCACATCCCCTGCAGAGGCCTTGAGACCCTACACCGATCCCTCTACCGCAAACAAGTGGAAGGCGTCGGTCGAGGTTGCTCTGCCCACCGGTTACCAGCTAGTCGCCGAGCAGCAACTGATTGGTCTGTACTTGGTCATCTATGCTTCTCCAGACGTCTTGCCTCAGATCAAAAACGTCAGCACTACGAGCGTCGGTACTGGCTTGATGGGTTACATGGGGAACAAGGGCGCAGTGACAACGCGCATAGTCCTGGGTGAGACGACCCGTCTTGTCTTCATAAATTCCCATCTTGCAGCCGGCGCCGACAAGGCATCTCTGGAGCGGAGGAACTGGGATGCTGCACAGATTGAATCTCGGACACGTTTCGATCCTATTGTGGATGTTCTAGGCTCGTCACAGAGCACTGGCGAAGGTCTTGGTGACGAGGACTTTGCATTCTGGTTTGGCGATCTGAACTATCGTCTCCACGGCATGCCGGGCGACGATGTACGCCGTCTGCTCACTGTGCACACCAAAGACATGGACCCAGAGGGCGACGACAGACCGTCAACGTCCACTAACTCAGTCGGCGACTCAGACCAACCCGACGATACCACGGACAGTGTGCCCATACCCCCAGAACTTGACCCAGCGTCACTGCAAACTACCATCTCGTCTTTACTGCCACATGATGAATTGCACCAGATGATGAAATCCGGCAAGGCTTTCCATGATGGATGGGAAGAAGCGCCTATCCGCTTTCTACCATCGTACAAGTACGATATTGGGAAAGTTGGCGTGTTTGACTCGAGCGAAAAGCGGCGCTGTCCCAGTTGGTGTGATCGCATCATCTATCGGACTCGAACGGCCAAAGAGCAGTATGAGACGCGAGTTAGGGAGCGGGAAGCAGCACGTCAACACGATGAGGAGATGAAGCTGAAAGGAATGGACGTGCCAGGAGATTACGATGTCATGTACGAATACGACCCAGATACGGACGGCGAAACTTATGACGACTACGATGAAGCTGAGGACCCGGAACCTGAACCAATCAAAACGAAAGACAATCTTTCTGTATGTGCACTAGAACCCGCCTGCAGGCAAATGCACCTCGCCATTTCTTGCTTATATAACTCAAGAGATATGTGACTGACTGTACTTTGACTAGGCTGAGATACTACTCGAGTACTACACGACCCATATGCGTGTGCTGAGTTCAGACCATAAGCCTTTAGACGCTGTTTTCAAGTTGCAATATGATGCTGTTGTACCTGAACTCAAGACCGCCATCCACAGTGAGATAGCTCGCGAAATCGACCGTCATGAGAACGAAGGCCGGCCATCCATTGCAGTAGCTGTAGAACGTGCGATTGGTTCATCTTTGCCTGATGACCAGAACAAGACAGAGAGCGCTTTCGAGGGCGTGGATTTTGGGGATGTCAAATTTGCAAAATCATCCAGACGTAACATTACGATTGCAAACACAGGGCGTGTCCCAGCTACGTTTGGTTTCGCGGACCGCCCAGTAGAGAAGGACCAGCCTGCCGGTCCTTTCCCCCCTTGGCTCAGCGTCATGTTCGACAAGGAGCCAGACAAGCTCGACAAACCAAGGCCAGATGACATACACCAGTACTACACTCTCGCCCCGGCAGATGTCCTAAACATCGAATTGAAACTCAAAATTGAAAGCTTAACCTCCGTTCGCGACCTGAACGAAGGAGATGCAGTCCTTGACGAGATTCTTGTCCTACGTGTTGAGAATGGGCGGGACCATTTTCTACCAATCCGCGCACATTGGTTACCCTCGGCGCTTGCACGGTCGATCGATAAGCTGATCAAAGTCCCTGAGGGCGGTATCAGAAAGCTGCAGCACCAGATACCAGCTCGTGGCGAGGTAAAATGGAGCGTGCCTCGGGAAATATTCCGGCTGACCGAGGCGATAGAAGACTTGACGGAACGTACGTTGGCCGAATGGGATATGACAAAAGATGAGGATGAAAGGGCTCCTTGGCAGGACAATGCAGGGTGGCCATTTGTCAAGGATCGGAGCGACCAAGAGGAGAGGGAACATGAGCTGGCCGAGATATATGATGCGTTGGATTGCGATCGCCCTTTTTCTGAAGCTTTTTACCCAGAAACACGCAGTAAAGAGCGTGTTGAGATGCTAGCTGGAGTACTCGTCACCTTCCTGACCAGTCTCACAGACGGTGTCATAACGCCTACTCTTTTCGAAAAACTCCAGGAAGCGCTTGTGCGACGCGAACGTTCTAAACCTCCATCTGCCTttgaagacgacgacgagaAAATGGCTATACTTGAAGTCCTTGCTACAGCTCCAAATCACAACGCCACCTTCCTACTCATTCTTTCCTTCCTTCAAAATATTGCGAATCAGATTGTAGAAGCATCAAGACCCAGA from Pyrenophora tritici-repentis strain M4 chromosome 1, whole genome shotgun sequence encodes the following:
- a CDS encoding PurD, Phosphoribosylamine-glycine ligase, with product MSEQLRVLLVGNGGREHAIAWKLIQSPSVAHIYVVPGNGGTATLSSKVSNVSSVKDTDFAGLVKFAKEENVNLLIPGPEAPLVAGIVDYFHENGLQNIKAFGPSMKAATMEGSKTFSKDFMKRQNIPTAAYENFSKYEDAKAYLDTISHSVVIKASGLAAGKGVIIPQTKEEAHAALKDIMLDREFGTAGDEVVIEEFLEGDELSILTFSDGRTMKSLPPAQDHKRIFDNDQGPNTGGMGTYAPTRIAPKDVLERIDKDILQPTIDGMRNEGFEFKGVLFTGLMMTKNGPKVLEYNVRFGDPETQSLLALMEGDLAQVMVACAEGRLKDVPVKVSERSAATVVVAAGGYPGSYAKGTPMTLDPVPEDVVFFHAGTSFSDNTLKTAGGRVIASTATAPTLEEAVAKAYKGIECIHFEGMQFRKDIAGRALKK
- a CDS encoding DCP1 domain containing protein, which encodes MPPPRKPRANQPQPPPQPSDYETDAPPAVDVPLPPRRSNEELNLSVLRRIYPEVRAIEHVTPYAALYTFSLETQQWEKMGVEGTLFICQLTPSPVGAERYCAIILNRRGLDNFYEELTSSEKMEISDPYVIIQGEHVYGIWIFADPPPASTANCRVETAAKMMDIADRAKASREALGPPASTMARPIEAALSTPMGRQLSLRELFGQQREQDADFSIHNHTGHPMPSSHYPPQGYMSNPAPAQSDVLGQLFSKAKQNHNGLG
- a CDS encoding Phosphatidylinositol 5-phosphate phosphatase gives rise to the protein MAPDASSVRSTERLDATIPGAFLDARNPSVASITTQQTSLAQALYDRRAEYTRPRQVRIKVGSWNTGAQKGTEQDVGKWFVKAKGVEEALAGLGVSDPGYHGKGGRESVAAQEARHSTSAPTVPHHDSGALPAGEDIDIYVLGLQEIVDITSPAEALRPYTDPSTANKWKASVEVALPTGYQLVAEQQLIGLYLVIYASPDVLPQIKNVSTTSVGTGLMGYMGNKGAVTTRIVLGETTRLVFINSHLAAGADKASLERRNWDAAQIESRTRFDPIVDVLGSSQSTGEGLGDEDFAFWFGDLNYRLHGMPGDDVRRLLTVHTKDMDPEGDDRPSTSTNSVGDSDQPDDTTDSVPIPPELDPASLQTTISSLLPHDELHQMMKSGKAFHDGWEEAPIRFLPSYKYDIGKVGVFDSSEKRRCPSWCDRIIYRTRTAKEQYETRVREREAARQHDEEMKLKGMDVPGDYDVMYEYDPDTDGETYDDYDEAEDPEPEPIKTKDNLSAEILLEYYTTHMRVLSSDHKPLDAVFKLQYDAVVPELKTAIHSEIAREIDRHENEGRPSIAVAVERAIGSSLPDDQNKTESAFEGVDFGDVKFAKSSRRNITIANTGRVPATFGFADRPVEKDQPAGPFPPWLSVMFDKEPDKLDKPRPDDIHQYYTLAPADVLNIELKLKIESLTSVRDLNEGDAVLDEILVLRVENGRDHFLPIRAHWLPSALARSIDKLIKVPEGGIRKLQHQIPARGEVKWSVPREIFRLTEAIEDLTERTLAEWDMTKDEDERAPWQDNAGWPFVKDRSDQEEREHELAEIYDALDCDRPFSEAFYPETRSKERVEMLAGVLVTFLTSLTDGVITPTLFEKLQEALVRRERSKPPSAFEDDDEKMAILEVLATAPNHNATFLLILSFLQNIANQIVEASRPRPDSKRASLEMPSSPQAKVRRKTLSKVPEVALRQLIVKNYAVVFADCLLRWENGGREREKASRKERMVDVLELFLKEAE